The following nucleotide sequence is from Mangifera indica cultivar Alphonso chromosome 1, CATAS_Mindica_2.1, whole genome shotgun sequence.
ATTAACTGCATTAAAAGTAATTCAACTCAATCAGGTATTAGTTTTCTGGGATGAAGAGAATTGGAAGAGCAAGTTTGGCTGCATTCAATCCTCTTGTTAAATCTAAATTACCCATAGAAATGTTAAATCTGAGATTATTCTAAAACCAACTATTTATCCATAGGTGCATGTTCTATAACTCagaaaaatctcaataatatttgCAGGGTAGCTTTTCTGATCCTTTTGTTCTTTCATTTGGGGACTTAACAAATCAGAAACCtagaaaatcaatcaaatttttataatatattttggtaATGTAAAATGTTTAAAGTTGAGTATAAGATGTGTTGTTGAAAAAGGATACAGCCATATTCAGAAAAATTGATGCCTCCAGATAGAATTTTGGGTGCTCCTGGATGGTTGGCTGGGGACCAGAAAAGTGAATATTTAGAACTGGAAAAATAAGTGTAGTATAATGgtgattcaaattttgtaagGGTTTATCTGAATTTAAGAGGTCTGAAttggaaaaatgaatttttaaagagatCAGTAATAGTAACAGAGAGATTATATTGATCTTTCTGaatattaaacaaatacaaAAGTTAAAACTTTGTTTGTATTATAATCTAATCGAACATAGAGAGCATGACTTGTGGATTGGAACGACCTACCATTGTGTGAGTATGACTTGTTATGAAAGTGTGACCTACAAGTACAGGTGTCAAGCATACATCAACTAGGGAATGTAGAgggaaaatgttataaaataaagcGAGCTAAAGAATTCTcacaaagagaaaaataatcttTCCTTTATCCTGTAATCTTCAAATAATGGCTAATACTACTCTggaatcatataatttttatttgcaaTGAAAATTCAATAACAAAACTGTTATAGTTTTGGATTTGCTGTTACACCAGAAGGACATATCAAGATTATTACGCAGCACAAAAAGGGTACAAGGTGCCATATCATTTGGCAAGCAGAGAGCAATTATTCCAACAATCAGTTGCAAAGAAAGCAAATTTTTTCAGCACTCATTTCCTGCAAACGATTCCGTAACCTGCACAGGATCTGCGGGTGCAGTCCCGGGTGCCAGACTCCATCACTTGGCCTGAGCCGGAGCTTTCCGTTGGGAACACACAAGTATTGCATTCTGTGGAGAGAAGAAATTCTGTTTTATACTTCTCTTCACCTCCCAAAACCGCCATTGCCACACCAGGTTTAGCCGGGTTCTCGAAATCAGGCCTGTAAGTCCTGCCAAGAACCCCATCTACCTTTGGCGGAGAGATTGAAGAACCTGAATTGAACCTCGAAGTGAGCAAAGCAGTCACCATCTGGAATTTGGTACTTGTGGATTCTGTCATCTTCTTTGTTTATTGGCACTACATTAACCAAGATTTCAGCTGCATCCTTCAGGGAGACAATGACACTGTTCTTGCTTAAAACTCTCTCcactttaatttcttttccttcgGAGTACCAGACGGATAGTGGACCTTCCGGGATGTCCAAGTCCTGGCCATTGTTGGTGAACTTTAGATGGTCAACTTCACTGTCCCATTCAGCAGCCTTGGTGGCCTCCAGAGGGAATTTTCGAGACTTCAAAAGGATTCCCAAGGCCTGAATCCAGGTGAAATCCCTGGTGCGGCCGACTGGGCGGTGGCCAATGAAACGGCTATTGATTTGCATATTGGTGTCCAAAACTAGGCTGAAATGCTCATTGCTCTTGCCATTGAAGTAGAAGACAATGCCATCGCTACCGATGAAACGAGGATCATAGCATGCTGATCCAGGGCTGTCACAATTAGCCTTCTTGTCTGCAGATTacacaaaaaaacataaaatcaataCCTAAGCAAGATTTCCCAATACATTTATGTTCAATTATGATTTGTTAATTGTGAACTTACGTTTGCACTCAGCCTGGCAAACGGGTGAAAAGCAATTTACGTAGCAAACTTTTGCCTTTGGGGTCTGAGGAGAAAGTGGTGGGGCATTCATATGGGCACTCTATTTTCTTGCCATAGCATGGACTTGTTGGGTATGTACAGGTAAAAGTACCCACAGCCTCCAAAACTTGTGCAACACCTGAAACCAAAATTATCGCAACGATTACTAAGAAGCTGATTCTGAAGGTCTCCATCGTTTTCAATGCTGGAAAGAAAGACTAGAACGAGGCTGAGAGATGCCACAACTCATTTTCTCAAATGTTATTTATAGGACTTAACAAGCGCGTTGTCTTCTTCAACTAATCTTCTCTACGGAAGGCAGAGAAGGCTATTGCCTTCACAAAAAGCAGTAACACGGGATTGGTGGGGCGATTGACGTAATCCCACCCTAAATTTGGAGTAAAAACACATTTTCATTTACTTAATgtataaatcacatttttctatACAAAACTTATctctgtttaaaaaaaaatgttaacgATATtgagataaaatagtaattttaatatataaaaattttaaaaaaagttaagaagAATAATCCCTTTACAAATCTCACCTTAttgtcaaaaatataataatttgactattttattagttgaaaaactaaaattcattaatttatatttaagttaaaaaaccctaactaccatttttttattagaatctCATCTTCATAGTCAACTCAACCACCTTCATTTCTTATAACAACATCATTGTCTCTTCCATCTCACAATTGAAAATCTTTTACAATGTCTTCAATGTCACAACAATGTCAATTGCAACCATCCCGTCACATGTGTTGTCAACCAACTTAACATCATTTATGCCAAATCTTGTGATAATATGCCTTTTAAAGGTGAAAAACAAGACTATTGTGGCAAAAAAATGTGGATCATCAACTGCATATGACTTGAACAATGAGTGGCAAGTGGCAACAATGGCTGACTATAGTAGTGGGGGCTATTAGTTAGGACAAAGAAGGGATAGGTTAAGTGAAGCTACATgcgaaaaaaagataaaatatgataGGTGCAAGAGAGAGGGTGACTTGCAAGACTGAGAGTGTGAAATGACTTGTTAAAATAAAGAGTTGACGGTAATAGTGGTGATTAGGGTCAatcaaaccatttaaaaataagatcgtaaaagtgaaaaagataaaaaaaaaaaatgttatacaaatttgtttattctaaattatataacaattttaaaaagtgaaatagttaataataatttgctaatttaaaattacaacattacattataattatttttccacTAACGTAGTTAGATTTTGAacgaaaaaatatgatttatttccTCTAATAGGTGAAAAAGCGTTTTGAAACCAAACTTTAGGGAAACTGTTGATCACTTAAAACAAATAACTCATGGCACACCTTTATCGAGACAGGTCTCATCCTTGAGAGTGCAAATTGAGTATTTAATGTAAATGTAGgtgggaaaattttaattatgaagcAATTTGCAGAATATAAGAATAGGGAATCTCTGACAGGAATCATTTTATTCAATGGAAAGTCAAAATCCGATTCATTGTATGTAAAtgaaatacataatttatgtcaAAGTCAACTTGTTAAAATTGAATGGTTGCTAGGGGTCGGTCGGTAGTGTTTTGACTTTTATCTAATGTCAAAGTCAACTTGTTCAAATTGGAAGGAGTTTGTTTACTTGTTTTGCCTCGttcattcttcttcttgaaATCTTAATTATCCAAAGAAATGTTGATCAACTTTCTGATAACCCTGAATAATCTCAATACGCTGCATTGCTGCTAGCTTTGTGATTCTTTTACGGTCAAGAAGAGGAGATGAGACACAAACGATCATTGATGATTACATATCAGTTGACCTTTTGacattaaaaaaccaaaatgaaaTGCGATCATCGATGATAACAGGAGTGATGTAATTAACAAGAAGAAGCCTCTGTTTAAAGGGAAAAAGGcaagggggaaaatgataaaCGAAGAGAATAAaggataaaagataaaacagaatgaattaaaaaaaaaaaaaacctctattCCATATTCTATAACAATTAGCTGCGAATGTGCTTCAAACTAATTCATTTCCAAAATTCGACCCTTCAAGGTGAATCAACGCTTCTATTTCACGTACTTTTCGTGTTTTTTAATGccatctttattttaattttaggggTATCTTGGTAGCTGCTTTTGGTTTTAGTTAATTTGTTAGTTTGTTTGACTTTATGGTGTTTGATacgaactcaaatttgagtgaaaaagaCAACTGGGTTGCTTGAAATGCgttcttgtttctttttgtgGTGAAGATGGACTGCATTGTGAAGCATATGTGTAGATTATTTGCGGAATTTTAGTggaattttcaagaaaatgaacACCTATTTGGCTATGTTAGTTTTGAGCTGATGTAGGAGTATAATTGGGAGAGATTGTTAAGTTTGTTTCTGGTGGTTTGCCAGATTGATGCCTGTGGGAAGAGTTCACAATTTTTTGGTGTGAGAGTTTGGTTTGTGATAAAGTAGAATAATGGAAACCCCGATGTCAGATGGTTCTGTTTCAAGGACGACATTGAGGAAGAAATTGGGTCCGCGAagttataatgaaaatttaatggATGAGTGGATGGAGAAGCATTTAGGTGGtatatcaaagaaaaagaatagaaCTAATAAGAATTTGGAGAAGGAGATTGAAACTGAGGCTATGATAGCATTATCATTGGGGTTTCCAATTGATGCTTTGcttgaagatgaaattttaactgGGGTAGTGAGAGTATGGTTCCAAAGAGCAGAATGACTAAATTGTTGTGAGGAATCATATTCTTTCTAGGTGGAGAAGCAGCGTGAGATTGTGGCTCacaaaagaagagataaaagaaattgttaagtAATTAGTAAGAGCATTTGATAAGCTCAGCTTATGATTTTCTTCTCTATAAAGGATTTATCAATTTTGGGGTTTCACTGTCATTTACAGCATAAATGCCTGGGGAAGTAAATGAAGGAACTGTGGTAATTGTTGGTGTTGGAATCGCTGGGTTAGCAGCAGCTAGGCAGTTTATGTCATTTGATTTCAGGGTTGTTGTTTTAGAGGGTAGGAGTCGGCCTGGGCGTAGAGTGTATACACAGAAGAATGAGAAAGAAGGGTAAATATGCAGCTGTAGATCTTGGTGGCAGTGTTATAACTGGACTTCATTCTAACCCTGTTGAGGGTTCTGGCTAGGCAACTTTCTATGCCCCTTCATAAAGTCAGGAATAAATGTCCTTTGTACAATCCAGATGGATGTTAGGTACCTGAAGAGTGCGTCTACCACTCAGAGATCCCTCCTCTTCAGCAGCTGCAGCTGGGTTCGTCTTCAGGCTAAGACTATTTCGTGAATGCAGTTGTGTAatggttttttgttttgatgtaaCAGTGAATAATATGGAAACAGAGCAGGAAATATTTGCTTTAGTTGTTTGTATCATTAAGGAATAAAACTGATTGACATTACTCTAGAGTGTTTCTGTTGGCGCACAAAGCAAATGACAATCCCACACAAAAACAACACTGATTCCCCACCCAACCGACTAATGTTTCACAAGGCAATTACAAACAATCTAAGCAAAGAACACAAAAGACTCAACACACACAATCTAAGCAAAGAACGCAAAAGACTCAACGCACAGACTTGACACTGctccagctttcgagaggctgtaTCTCTCCCTGGTGCCTTCCTTactctctttttcctctcctCTTTCTCTCCATTCTCCAGCTCCTATTTCACTACATCTCACTGTCACTTTTCCAATCCTTGTGTGCCAACTCAGCATCCAGTATCCTCACAGTTTCTTCCTTTCCCAGCATGTCCCTAAACTTTTGCTGCATGTCTGCTGTCCTTGCTACTTTTGGAGTGCTGCCATCTGGGGCTCCCAAGGGTTGCTCACTAATATGATCAGCACCATTATCCTCTGCTTCAGGTCTGCTGCCATCCGCTTCAATAACTTGCTTCTCAGAATTATTATCACTGATGCCTTCTGTCAGCTTTCCGTTTTGCACCCTCAAGTTGGCCTTTCTTCCTCCTTTCTTCCTCTTCACATAAACCTGAGCTCTAACAATGGAGCACCTGTTTCTAAGGAATTTGATACCAAGATTGAATTTATCTTCAACAAGTTGCTTGACAAAGTCATGAAACTGAGAAAAATAATGGGTGGATTGGCAAATGATATTTCTCTGGGTTCAGTCTTGGAGACACTCAGGCATTGTGGCCAGAAGTACTGATGGAGGGAAACTGCTTGATTGGCACCTTGCTAATTTGGAATATGCAAATGCTGGATGTCTTTCAAATCTGTCAGCTGCCTATTGGGATCAGGATGATCCTTATGAAATGGGGGGAGACCACTGTTTTCTCACTGGAGGGAATGGGAGACTGATAAAAGCATTATGTGAAGGAGTTCCCATATTCTAATACCTTAAGATATGGAAATGAAGAGGTTGAGGTGATTACAGGTGACCAAGTGTTTCAAGCAGATATGGTCCAATGTACTGTGCCTCTTGGAGTTCTGAAAGGGACAATAAATTTGAACCAGAGTTACCTCAGAGAAAGCTTGCAACCATTGAGCGATTGGGTTTTGGACTCGTAAATAAAGTTGCCATGGTTTTCCCACTTGTATTTTGGGGGGAACAACCTGGATACGTTTTGATGTCTAAATGGTCATAGCAATAGAcatttcttgcttttctttcttataaAATGCTTCCTTAAATCTAGCTTCTGAGTAAGTTAGTCTCCTTTTTTGCAggtatatataaaccaaaatgTATTAATTTGCCTAATCCCATACAAACAACATGTACAAGATGAGGAATTGATCCCTTTTCCTACGGCTCATACTCTCATATCAGGGTAAGGTCATCAGTTAGTGATTATCATATACTTTCTGAAAGTGTGGGAAGCCGGTTGTTCTTTGCTGGAGAGGCCACAACTAGGCAGTATCCAGCCACCATGCATGAGCGATATGAGTGGCTTAAGAGAAGCTTCACGCATTCTGGGAACTACAAGAAGTCATAATAATAGTTTTAGGAGGTCTTTTCAGAGGAATGTTGGATCAAGCAATGATATACTGGTATATCTATTCAGGAGACCAGCCATTGCAGCTGTAAACAGTGTTATCTTGCGATCAGGCATATGAGCTGCAACAGATGACCAGAGGGAATAAAAGTCAGCTGTCCtatcttattaataattttgGGTTGAAGCTAATGGGATCTAGTGCCTCGgtaaatacatataattctTTAGTTGCTAATATTGCTGGTGCACGAAGAGAAAGGAGGTGGAACCACATTTCTGCTGTACAACAACTTACCATGTAGACACGATTTTAGGTAATTTAGGTAGTTCTCAATTTAGTATGGAGTCTAATGATGTATACATGGGCTCCATGAAAAGGATTCTGAAAGTTGGTGTCTTTCCCTTCACAGgtgcaattttttttgtatataattgaTCCAGTTAGGTTCATTAACTTCAAGAGAGATAAGTTCCTTGGAGTTTGACTGGGAAAGCTCATTAGTATGTTCGTTGTGGAAGATTTTAGGCTGGGACAGTGACCAATATGTCAAATGGTCAATATAGCTCTAGTGAAAGGGTGGTTGTAGCTCAAAACTTCATTGTACGAAAAGTATTGTAATTTTTGGTTTGTCCAAACTCATCTTGTACCATTACTTTGACTCAcattgctttttcttttctatattttctCTCAGTTTCCATAATGCTTGACTTTACCCCTAATCTACCACAGCACATAAATCAAAGTGAAGAAAACTTGAGAAGCTGATTACACTAAACTGTTCCCAAGTCCAACCCATCAGCCTATCAAATGAAGGAAAGCCAATTATAACTAGTTCAGATCTGCTGAATGAACCAATCATCTCAAAACCGTCCTGGAAAATCTGTATCATGCTAAAAgcaataaaataaacttaagatATTCATTTGATAGCAACCATGAAAACTGTCAAGGTTTCTGAAGTTGAGGTGGGCTAAAAAGAGCAGTTGCCCACCATGTCCATTTGGTCTCCGGGAATGAAGGTAAAAGCTGAAAGTtcgataattttattacaaCCAGTCCATAACAGAAAAGcaaatttccttttattttagaTCAATTGCTTTTGTGAAGCAATTCAGCAGAATTGGTGATGACGAAGGGCACTTAAGGCTCTGCATTCTGCATGAAATCAACACAGGAACGGCACCTGCAGTCCTTGAAGCAGCACTTGAGGCAGCCAACACACACACAAGATGTGCAACCTTCACAGTTTGGAAACCGAGGACAACCCCTGCTGCTTTTGCGACTGGCCCTCTCCTCATCAACAGCACAGGTTATTCTGAAAATTAAcaaacatttttctttattagcaAAGACAAATGCATTTGAAATGCTTCTGCAGATTAGTATCAGTTAAAAACTTACTTGTCATAAGGCCTGTCAACACATTTCCATCGCTTAGCAGCCAAAGCATCATGATAAATCCTGCATTCTTCTTTGGTTCGAAGACGAAACCTGCGCTCCTTCTTGCATCTCACACAGCGAATGAACTCATCACGATGAAAAGTTCGTTTCCCACGGCAGCTTGCTGACACTTCATTTGCCGCATGCTTGTAGTACTTGAGCAGCTCAGTTTTGTACAATGGCACTTTATCTTCATTGATGTGCACCCAGATGTGGTATGTCCACTTTCGGTTCCCAGGCCTTCCAGAGTGCTTCTCAAAATCATACGGCGTCAATTTCCCTAATTTTCAggaaaaaaaatgcaaagaaGATTTTTACAGTTCAATGTCATAGAAATTTTAGAAGACTGGAGAAAGGGAGAGGGATTACGTACGTTCGGTACACCTCCTGGAGCATTGACAGTCGATAACAAATTGGCCATTTGAGAAAACCTTCAGCTTCCCAATGATATCTCCATACTTTTTGTTTGTGCAGCCACAGTCCACCTCGATGAAGTCGGGTCCTCTCCTTAGACCCCTCATTAAGTTCAACTCTTCTTCGTTAAACATTCTGGAATTGCAGACTAGCACAAATAATAAATCTCCTTTCTTCTCTATCAATCTGTGACATGAAAACACACACAACCCACAATCAAAAACCTTCAACTTTGAACAAAACGCTGGAAGATTGACGTTTTATATGTCCTAAAAATTAAATGCAAACAATGTATGGGGGAATCCAATTCCTGTACAAATACAGATACAAAGAAACCgaaacacattctttgaagaaaaatatgtcGAAAAGTATGCATTGAGTGGTGGCCAAAACGTGAGATCGAAGATGATGAGAAAGATGGGCGAGTGAAAGAAGATAGTTCAGGCTCCATGGTTTCGAGTCTAAATGTAAAGGCTTAAATTCCGGAGGAGAACAAACAGGTAGTTGCATGCCATGAAAACAGAccttttattcaaaaattttactatattttacTATTGCTTCTATTATTTCCCTACGACACTCATTtgctaattataattaaatacttCCCCAAGATGATCGACTTCTGTTTTTTTCTAGTATTTCTTCAGTTTGCTGTCTTCAATTTCCATTGAACGTCCTCTTTTGTATCATTAATGAGTAGTTAACAACTATTTACAGTGCTCTAATCATGATGCATTAGATAAGTACATGCATGAATCTCATAGTAGAAAATTAAAGCACAAGTATTTAtctaataacaataattaattaactgaTAATATTGAATACCAGAAACAGGGATAggattgaaataaagaaattaagacatacataaaataaaagagtaacaatatgcatatctattttgagcatatgaatgagtatatatttatgtgtattattacataattacgtgttattttatttttaattcaaaattatctaatcacatataacacacatcaaatatgtacctatttatatatttaaaatgggtatatataattttattgaaaataaaattggacATATCTAATCAATTTGTTCATTCAAAGTGTAGTGATTTTACTTAAACATGAAGATGGAAGACCCTCTTGTtagaaaacctaaaaaaaaaaaaaaaattagttttagaattataaaaggaaaaaaaacaatattatatactaacaaaataaatattaatggtTGACATGCTATCATCTGATTAAGTgggttttaataaaaataaaacaaacaattaaatcatttactcatacaataatatatcaaaattaccaCTGATTAATATCTATTGATTATTCTGACCTGAAATTGACACGTGaaaattgacatgcattaatTTCTATACCATCATCTAACACTACATATTAATGATAGATTTGAATTAGTTACAAATACACAAAGTGAATCTCCTTTTActctttatttatgatattctaCACATAAGATATAAGTAAAATATAGGAGAAAACTAATCAACTTGTACCCGCACAACCCTTAgcgaaaagaaaaaaatatataatagatttaCCCAATAATTATTGAGTAAAactaaattagtttaataaaaatacatatttaaatatatgtatttccttgaaaagaaaacacaagcagaaagaaaattttctcccTCTATTGTCAGCACCGATATTTCATAcatcaacaaaataacaaagtatATATTTTAATCTATTGATTGTACGTAAAATATAATggagtaaaagaaaataacctCGGAACATTCACTTAGCAAGATAAGATGTTGATTGTGAAGGAGATCATGAAAGAGCTCTTAGTATTGAATGTCAGAGACCAGTACtcttttatttacaattttgagTGAAATCATATGAGTTTTTACCCTCTTGTCAAAGTAAGGAGGTTCTTATAAACTAAAATGCATGAATTttagaaaaactaattttcttataaatagaaaaagtaTTAAATTCTTTACCTAACAAATCAATCATGATAGGTcagaataattttttctaaactgGTTGGATACTGTAATTAATGATTCACACGTCAGCACGAAACGTGCGagagtattttaaatatataaaaagtttgCTAGGAAAAATGAAGCGTGTACTCAAGTGTATCATAAGAAATACGTGTTGACATTATATTTGTTGATCTAtgtatttacaaataaagaaCTCATGATAGTGaactttatgatatatatttttgtttgcatATGGTAATCCTCATTATTAAGATGTGGTTGAGTATATAGGATGatgattttatatgatttttcatttttaaaaaaaaaactgacttatataataatttatataatgaaaaaagtgacttttatcaatcaaatcctatatctttaataaaaatatatttttagagaaaaaatagttataaaatCATACTTTTGTTTTTTGGCAACAAATAATTTGTCCtcaatttgttataatttatctaaaattaaaaaaaaaaaaaagaaccaaatAATGTTAGTATTGGTCACTAGGCATGTCATGAAACTTAATCAATGGTCTAACACTAACACTGGTTACTATGCTcttgaatttcttcaaaaaaatattatatatttaagttcAACTTTAAATGTTTGAGTcgtatttgattaattaaaaaaacatattttatcgtttttttaaatataacgATGACATGTGTTATggagaaaaagaacaaaataaaatattgatcatTGAATTATCATTGTTATTCTCTTGTAACACATCTGtataataactataaaatatCTCTATCAATAACAATACCTTGGATGTACGCATTCTGACTATCTAGTTACTCATGTTAATAATCATTTGTCTTATTTCTTATCTTCATATATCTTcccatttaattttttgtacaCTATAGCATACGTACCTAGGTCTCTTCAAATTATGATCCATGCTACCATAACATATATTGTTCAACGTTTGAAATTGTATACATTAGTTAATAACAATAAATGCAATAATAGTTTGGTTATAAGAGGGTCACAACAACATTCCATCTTGACAATTTTTACGAATCTTGACAATGACTTGTGGTAGATGACATAGAAAAAATCTTAGATAACTAATTTTTAGAAGACTCAGAGAGTAATTCAAAGCCTCTTCATTTTGCGGAATAAATCAATTCACCTTAAAAGGTTGGCATGACGCAACCTAAGTAAGGTATAACTCCTTAGCCTAAACCAATTACAAACAATCTCCTTAATTTAAGTCATTAAATGAGTGCATAGCTCCATCCCATTGTCATACACACCACTAAAAAAGCCCACCTCCAAGAGGGAAATAATCACAAAAATATTTGTACCATACATAAAGACTTCTCACTCTCAGTAGAGACATACAACAGTGATGAATCAATAATCAAAGGATCTCAAATCCTTCTCGACACCCCTTATGCCCTAAATATGTTGGCTCTCAGCAAAGACCCCTTTCCCTTTTGATAGAGAATACATAAAAGCATTTTGATGTATTAGTCATCATGTCAAGCTCCTTTAGGAAGACACTTTAGGCCAACACCTATAGTCCTCAAGATTCACAGATCTAGTTATCAGTTGATAATGGAATAAGGAAACAAATTTGTCTAACCTCGAGGCCACCAAAACATGACCACCATGCCCACTAGGAATTTCAAGAGAAAGTGGTTAGATATGCCCTAATACACATCACTCAAGCTATTGAACATGTTTCCTACCCTAATAGTCATGTTCATCAATCAATCTCTTAAACTAGCTTGTTGTTTGG
It contains:
- the LOC123217402 gene encoding protein ULTRAPETALA 2-like produces the protein MFNEEELNLMRGLRRGPDFIEVDCGCTNKKYGDIIGKLKVFSNGQFVIDCQCSRRCTERKLTPYDFEKHSGRPGNRKWTYHIWVHINEDKVPLYKTELLKYYKHAANEVSASCRGKRTFHRDEFIRCVRCKKERRFRLRTKEECRIYHDALAAKRWKCVDRPYDKITCAVDEERASRKSSRGCPRFPNCEGCTSCVCVGCLKCCFKDCRCRSCVDFMQNAEP